In a genomic window of Oncorhynchus keta strain PuntledgeMale-10-30-2019 chromosome 26, Oket_V2, whole genome shotgun sequence:
- the LOC118358855 gene encoding adenylate kinase 4, mitochondrial-like isoform X1 has product MAKLFRAVIMGPPGSGKGTISERVAQRFGLARLSSGDFVRENIAANTDAGVLAKTYIERGLLVPDNVMARLLLPRLEEMTRHSWLMDGFPRTLAQAKALNSTCDLDLVISLNIPYETLKERLSDRWIHPASGRVYNMGFNPPHVQGRDDISGEPLIQHDDDKPEALVARLRHYKDVAKPIIDLYKSKGILHTFSGTETDRIWPYINSLLSTKIPSTSQTDAQRIPMP; this is encoded by the exons ATGGCCAAACTGTTCCGAGCGGTGATCATGGGTCCACCAGGCTCGGGAAAGGGGACGATATCCGAGAGAGTTGCTCAAAGATTTGGCCTAGCACGTCTGTCCAGTGGCGACTTTGTTCGGGAGAATATAGCTGCGAATACAG ACGCTGGTGTTCTGGCTAAGACCTACATAGAGAGGGGTCTGCTGGTGCCGGACAATGTGATGGCCCGGCTCCTACTTCCCAGGCTGGAGGAGATGACCCGCCACAGCTGGCTGATGGATG GGTTTCCCCGTACCCTGGCCCAGGCCAAGGCTCTGAACAGTACCTGTGACCTGGACCTGGTCATCAGCCTCAACATTCCCTATGAGACCCTGAAGGAGAGGCTGAGTGACCGCTGGATCCACCCAGCCAGCGGCAGGGTCTACAACATGGGCTTCAACCCTCCACACGTACAA ggcAGGGATGACATCAGCGGGGAGCCTTTGATCCAGCATGATGATGACAAACCAGAGGCTCTAGTGGCCAGACTGAGGCACTACAAGGACGTGGCCAAGCCCATCATAGACCTGTATAA GTCAAAGGGCATCCTGCACACTTTctcaggcacagagacagacaggatctGGCCTTACATCAACTCTCTCCTCAGCACCAAGATCCCCAGCACATCACAGACAGACGCACAACGCATCCCAATGCCCTGA
- the LOC118358855 gene encoding adenylate kinase 4, mitochondrial-like isoform X2: MARLLLPRLEEMTRHSWLMDGFPRTLAQAKALNSTCDLDLVISLNIPYETLKERLSDRWIHPASGRVYNMGFNPPHVQGRDDISGEPLIQHDDDKPEALVARLRHYKDVAKPIIDLYKSKGILHTFSGTETDRIWPYINSLLSTKIPSTSQTDAQRIPMP; this comes from the exons ATGGCCCGGCTCCTACTTCCCAGGCTGGAGGAGATGACCCGCCACAGCTGGCTGATGGATG GGTTTCCCCGTACCCTGGCCCAGGCCAAGGCTCTGAACAGTACCTGTGACCTGGACCTGGTCATCAGCCTCAACATTCCCTATGAGACCCTGAAGGAGAGGCTGAGTGACCGCTGGATCCACCCAGCCAGCGGCAGGGTCTACAACATGGGCTTCAACCCTCCACACGTACAA ggcAGGGATGACATCAGCGGGGAGCCTTTGATCCAGCATGATGATGACAAACCAGAGGCTCTAGTGGCCAGACTGAGGCACTACAAGGACGTGGCCAAGCCCATCATAGACCTGTATAA GTCAAAGGGCATCCTGCACACTTTctcaggcacagagacagacaggatctGGCCTTACATCAACTCTCTCCTCAGCACCAAGATCCCCAGCACATCACAGACAGACGCACAACGCATCCCAATGCCCTGA